Proteins found in one Nitratiruptor sp. SB155-2 genomic segment:
- the lptE gene encoding LPS assembly lipoprotein LptE has translation MRKFLWLAVILFFTGCGYKPASHYTKRVLGQKIYTQVSVYLRDPENAVLVKDAVNEAILKRLSGSLVAKNSADTIMRVAIASVSFTPLQYDENGYVIYYRTKVLLKTDITDKSGQTRHIKATGVYDFPIEPNSVITDNLRYVAIKEASAKALDAIISRLAYLGSR, from the coding sequence GTGCGAAAGTTTCTATGGCTTGCAGTGATACTCTTTTTTACCGGATGCGGTTACAAGCCAGCAAGCCACTATACGAAAAGGGTGCTTGGCCAAAAAATCTATACGCAAGTTTCGGTCTATTTGAGAGATCCAGAAAACGCGGTTTTAGTCAAAGATGCGGTGAATGAAGCGATACTCAAGCGTCTTTCAGGTAGTCTCGTTGCTAAAAACAGTGCCGATACGATTATGCGAGTGGCCATCGCATCTGTTTCCTTCACACCACTTCAATATGATGAAAACGGCTATGTGATCTACTATAGAACAAAAGTGCTTTTAAAAACGGATATCACCGATAAAAGTGGCCAAACGAGGCATATCAAAGCAACAGGAGTCTACGATTTTCCAATCGAACCAAACTCGGTAATTACCGATAATTTACGCTATGTGGCTATCAAAGAGGCCTCTGCAAAAGCTCTCGATGCCATTATATCCCGACTAGCCTATCTGGGAAGCAGGTGA